One Leptospirillum ferriphilum genomic window, GCTTACCAGCACTTTCAGTTTTCCATGATCATTGTCTACTTCTGAAATCATTCCTGAAAAACCTTGAAATGGGCCATCCGTTATCCGAACAGTTTCAGCCTCCGAAAAATGCTGAGATGGAGAGGGCATGGCCGTTCCGGATTCAATTCTGTCAAAGAGCTCAGAAACCTCTCTGTTTGACATCGGAATGGGTGTCGTACCATTTCCCAGAAAACCTGTAACCTTTGGGGTTGAAAGGATAAATTGAATCGCTTCTTCCGTCGGCTCCATTTCCACGAGAACATATCCCGGAAACACTTTTCTGGAAGAAACCTTTTTTTTCCCCTCTTTTAATTCC contains:
- the nusG gene encoding transcription termination/antitermination protein NusG; this encodes MLQEKDSDSKKKWYVIHTYAGFENRVKTSIEERVILKDLADIVGQVVVPIQNVTELKEGKKKVSSRKVFPGYVLVEMEPTEEAIQFILSTPKVTGFLGNGTTPIPMSNREVSELFDRIESGTAMPSPSQHFSEAETVRITDGPFQGFSGMISEVDNDHGKLKVLVSIFGRQTPVELDFLQVERL